The Heliangelus exortis chromosome 26, bHelExo1.hap1, whole genome shotgun sequence genome window below encodes:
- the VPS26B gene encoding vacuolar protein sorting-associated protein 26B: MSFFGFGQSVELELVLSDQESRRRVEHKTEEGKKEKYFLFYDGETVSGRVVLSLKYPNKRLEHQGIKVEFIGQIELYYDRGNHHEFVSLVKDLARPGEFTQPQTFDFEFTHVEKPYESYTGQNVKLRYFLRATVSRRLNDVVKEMDIVVHTLSTYPELNSSIKMEVGIEDCLHIEFEYNKSKYHLKDVIVGKIYFLLVRIKIKHMEIDIIKRETTGTGPNVYHENDTIAKYEIMDGAPVRGESIPIRLFLAGYELTPTMRDINKKFSVRYYLNLVLIDEEERRYFKQQEVVLWRKGDIVRKSMSHQAAIASQRFEGTSSHSEAKPPSQPAENNGRQ; encoded by the exons ATGAGCTTCTTCGGGTTCGGGCAGAGCgtggagctggagctggtgctgagcGACCAAGAGAGCCGGCGTCGGGTGGAGCACAAGACGGAGGAAGGCAAGAAGGAGAAATACTTCCTCTTCTACGACGGGGAGACGGTCTCCGGAAGGGTCGTCCTCAGCCTCAAGTACCCCAACAAGCGCTTGGAGCATCAGGGCATCAAAGTGGAGTTCATCGGGCAGATCG AACTCTACTACGACCGAGGAAACCACCATGAGTTTGTGTCTCTGGTCAAAGACCTGGCCCGTCCTGGGGAATTCACCCAACCACAGACATTTGACTTTGAATTCACACATGTGGAGAAACCTTACGAGTCCTACACGGGGCAGAATGTGAAGTTGAG GTATTTCCTCCGAGCAACTGTCAGCCGCAGACTGAACGATGTGGTGAAGGAGATGGACATAGTTGTGCACACTCTGAGCACCTACCCAGAGCTCAACTCCTCCATTAAGATGGAGGTGGGGATTGAGGACTGCCTGCACATCGAGTTTGAGTATAACAAGTCCAA GTACCATCTAAAAGATGTGATTGTTGGGAAGATTTACTTCCTGCTGGTGCGAATCAAGATCAAACACATGGAGATTGATATCATCAAGAGAGAAACAACAGGGACAGGACCCAACGTTTATCATGAGAATGACACAATAGCAAAATATGAGATCATGGATGGGGCACCTGTGAGAG GTGAGTCCATTCCCATCAGACTCTTTCTGGCTGGCTACGAGCTGACTCCAACAATGAGGGACATCAATAAGAAGTTCTCTGTGCGTTATTACCTCAATCTGGTGCTGATTGATGAGGAAGAGAGACGCTACTTTAAACAGCAG GAGGTGGTGCTTTGGCGGAAAGGAGACATAGTGAGGAAGAGCATGTCCCACCAAGCAGCCATTGCCTCTCAGAGGTTTGAGGGGACATCCTCACACAGTGAGGCCAAGCCCCCCAGCCAGCCTGCAGAGAACAACGGCCGGCAGTGA
- the ACAD8 gene encoding isobutyryl-CoA dehydrogenase, mitochondrial has translation MGWPAAPRLAARLLLRRGIASCIDPSAGLSEEQKEFQKVALDFAAKEMAPRMAEWDEKEIFPVETMRKAAQLGFGGIYVKPDVGGSGLSRLDTSVIFEALSTGCTSTTAYMSIHNMCVWMIDTFGNEEQRHKFCPSLCSMEKFASYCLTEPGSGSDAASLLTAAQRKGDTYVLNGSKAFISGGGDTDVYVVMCRTGGPGPKGISCLVVEKGTPGLSFGKKERKVGWNSQPTRAVIFEDCIVPVGNRLGAEGQGFSIAMKGLNGGRINIASCSLGAAHASVLLARDHLTVRKQFGEPLANNQYLQFRLAEMATRLVAARLMVRHAARALQEGQEDAAVLCSMAKLFATDECFLICNQALQMHGGYGYLKDYAVQQFVRDIRVHQILEGTNEVMRMIVARNLLQG, from the exons ATGGGCTGGCCCGCAGCCCCCCGGCTCGCCGCCCGCCTCCTCCTCCGCCGGGGCATCGCCTCCTGCATCGACC CATCCGCAGGCCTGAGTGAGGAACAGAAGGAATTCCAGAAAGTTGCCCTTGATTTTGCTGCCAAGGAGATGGCTCCACGCATGGCTGAGTGGGATGAAAAG GAAATATTCCCTGTGGAAACCATGAGGAAGGCAGCCCAGCTGGGATTTGGTGGGATCTATGTCAAACCAGATGTTGGTGGCTCTGGATTGTCACGACTTGATACCTCTGTAATCTTTGAAGCTTTATCAACAGGATGTACCAGCACCACTGCTTACATGAGCATCCACAA catgtgTGTTTGGATGATTGACACCTTTGGCAATGAGGAACAGAGGCACAAGTTCTGCCCATCTCTCTGTAGCATGGAAAAATTTGCTTCTTACTGCCTGACTGAGCCAG GAAGTGGAAGTgatgctgcttccctgctgactgcagctcAGAGGAAAGGGGACACCTATGTCCTGAATGGCTCCAAG GCCTTCATCAGTGGGGGAGGTGACACCGACGTGTACGTGGTCATGTGTCGCACAGGAGGCCCAGGCCCCAAGGGCATCTCCTGCCTGGTGGTGGAGAAGGGGACACCAGGGCTCAGCTTTGgcaagaaagaaaggaag GTGGGCTGGAATTCCCAGCCAACTCGGGCTGTGATCTTTGAGGACTGCATTGTTCCTGTTGGGAACCGGCTGGGAGCTGAAGGGCAGGGCTTCAGCATTGCTATGAAGGGACTGAATGGAGGCAGGATAAACATTG CTTCTTGTTCATTAGGAGCTGCTCATGCCTCTGTTCTTCTGGCTCGGGATCATCTCACTGTCAGGAAACAGTTTGGAGAACCTCTAGCAAACAATCAG TACCTGCAGTTCAGGCTGGCAGAGATGGCAACACGGCTGGTGGCAGCACGGCTGATGGTTCGTCACGCGGCACGGGCGctgcaggagggacaggaggatgcagctgtgctctgctccatGGCCAAGCTCTTTGCAACTGATGAGTGCTTTCTG ATCTGTAACCAGGCTCTGCAGATGCACGGGGGCTATGGCTACCTGAAGGATTATGCTGTGCAGCAGTTTGTACGAGACATCAGAGTCCACCAGATCCTGGAAG GTACCAACGAAGTGATGAGGATGATTGTGGCCAGGAACCTGCTCCAGGGCTGA
- the THYN1 gene encoding thymocyte nuclear protein 1: MPWPSRKRDKGAVADKKEPDAKIAKTEEEASDEEEEEKSTKPPAGGSKSGWKNWKKTKESDSGGEESKITYCHWLLKSEPESRLEKGVDVKFSIDDLKAQPNQTTYWDGVRNYQARNFLRAMKLGQQAFFYHSNCKEPGIVGIVKIVKEAYPDHTQFDQKDPHYDSSSRKENPKWSMVDVQFVRMTKRFIPLSEIKTHHLAHKTDGGPLKNMMLFTRQRLSIQPLTKEEFDFVLSLEEEKPH; this comes from the exons ATGCCTTGGCCAAGCAGGAAGAGAGACAAAGGAGCAGTTGCAG aTAAAAAAGAGCCTGATGCTAAAATTGCCAAAACTGAGGAGGAGGCTTcggatgaggaggaagaagagaaatcCACAAAACCTCCAGCTGGGGGTTCAAAGTCAGGATGGAAGAACTGGAAGAAGACCAAAGAATCTGACTCTGGTGGGGAAGAAAGCAAGATAACATATTGCCATTGGCTTCTGAAATCAGAACCAGAgagcaggctggagaagggagtGGATGTGAAA TTCAGCATTGATGATTTGAAAGCTCAGCCCAATCAGACAACCTATTGGGATGGAGTAAGGAACTACCAG GCAAGGAATTTCCTGAGAGCCATGAAACTTGGGCAGCAAGCCTTCTTCTACCACAGCAACTGCAAAGAGCCTGGAATTGTTGGCATTGTCAAG ATTGTAAAGGAGGCTTACCCTGATCACACACAGTTTGATCAGAAGGATCCTCACTATGATTCCTCCAGCAGAAAAGAGAACCCCAAATGGTCCATG GTGGATGTGCAGTTTGTGAGGATGACAAAACGTTTCATCCCCCTTTCTGAAATCAAGACTCACCACCTGGCACACAAAACAGATGGGGGCCCCCTAAAGAACATGATGCTTTTCACAAGGCAACGTCTTTCCATCCAACCACTGACAAAAG AGGAATTTGATTTTGTCTTGAgtctggaagaggaaaagccACATTAA